One region of Sulfuriroseicoccus oceanibius genomic DNA includes:
- a CDS encoding alpha-L-fucosidase, translating into MMTSISKMLVLGACLTFPALADVLPPEPYGAVPSERQLKWHQLETYAFVHFTTNTFTDKEWGFGDESPEVFNPTDFDADQIVRTLKAGGMKGLILTAKHHDGFCLWPSAYTEHSVKNSPYKDGEGDIVKEISDACRKHGLKFGVYLSPWDRNHKDYGRPEYIEYFRNQLTELLSNYGEVFEVWFDGANGGTGYYGGDRGERKIDRSTYYDWENTWQIVRELQPDAVIFSDVGPDVRWVGNEHGEAGLPCWATYRPESNQPGKNPAPGVVKYKQGFNGHKDGQWLPAEVDVSIRPGWFYHAHENAKVRSVENLLKLYYESVGRGASLNLNVPPDWRGQIPAMDAMILEAFQRSVSETFAVDLAQGAEVTASDSRGEGFGVGYLVDQDGATYWSTADGRKKNQVVMEFEEPIEFDLISMREYLPLGQRVHEWSISYENEQGDWVRFAQGQSIGARKVWRGQTMSVEKLRFDFNGPVAPALSEISIHRQKIYPVDVRYPELSLVDKTGWKVVAVSAESPDGPAAQGIDGNSATLWHTHLGDRESGVPQFVTIDLGDVTEIKGVNYLPRQDGSHSGVVTHYRVMLSEDGENWEEAAVGEFGNIAANPIMQNVMFGDPVRTRFIRFHALKVLEGEHVTAAEIGIVK; encoded by the coding sequence ATGATGACATCAATTTCGAAAATGCTTGTGCTGGGGGCGTGTTTGACGTTTCCGGCTCTGGCGGATGTGCTACCTCCGGAGCCCTATGGGGCGGTGCCTTCAGAGCGGCAATTGAAGTGGCATCAGCTTGAGACTTACGCTTTTGTGCATTTCACGACGAACACGTTTACCGACAAGGAATGGGGATTTGGGGATGAGTCGCCTGAGGTGTTTAATCCGACGGATTTTGATGCCGACCAGATTGTGCGGACCCTGAAGGCCGGTGGGATGAAAGGGCTGATTCTAACAGCAAAGCACCATGACGGGTTCTGTTTGTGGCCGTCGGCGTATACCGAGCACTCGGTGAAGAACAGCCCTTACAAAGATGGAGAGGGGGACATTGTGAAAGAGATCTCCGACGCGTGTCGAAAGCACGGGTTGAAGTTCGGTGTCTATCTTTCACCTTGGGACCGCAACCATAAGGATTACGGGCGTCCGGAGTATATTGAGTACTTCCGCAACCAGCTGACCGAGTTGCTTTCCAACTATGGAGAGGTCTTCGAGGTTTGGTTTGATGGAGCCAATGGAGGCACTGGTTATTATGGTGGGGACCGAGGCGAGCGTAAGATTGACCGATCGACGTACTATGATTGGGAGAACACGTGGCAGATTGTGCGGGAGCTGCAGCCGGATGCGGTGATCTTTTCGGACGTTGGACCGGATGTGCGGTGGGTAGGTAACGAGCATGGTGAGGCCGGCCTGCCGTGCTGGGCGACGTACCGTCCGGAGTCGAACCAGCCAGGGAAGAATCCGGCACCTGGCGTGGTGAAGTACAAGCAGGGGTTCAATGGACACAAAGACGGGCAGTGGCTACCGGCGGAGGTGGATGTATCGATTCGTCCTGGGTGGTTTTACCATGCCCATGAGAATGCCAAGGTGCGAAGCGTGGAGAACTTGCTCAAGCTCTACTATGAGTCGGTGGGGCGAGGGGCATCGCTGAACTTGAATGTTCCGCCAGACTGGCGCGGGCAGATTCCCGCGATGGATGCGATGATTTTGGAGGCGTTTCAGCGGTCGGTGAGTGAGACCTTTGCGGTTGATCTGGCGCAAGGCGCGGAGGTCACGGCTTCCGACTCTCGGGGAGAGGGATTCGGTGTTGGCTATTTAGTCGATCAGGATGGAGCGACTTATTGGTCGACGGCGGATGGCCGGAAGAAGAACCAGGTGGTGATGGAGTTTGAGGAGCCGATCGAGTTTGACCTGATCTCGATGCGCGAATACTTGCCGTTAGGTCAACGAGTGCACGAGTGGTCGATTTCTTATGAGAATGAGCAAGGGGATTGGGTGCGCTTTGCTCAAGGGCAGTCGATTGGAGCCCGCAAGGTTTGGCGTGGGCAGACGATGAGCGTGGAAAAGCTGCGTTTCGACTTCAATGGGCCCGTGGCACCTGCGTTGTCCGAGATTTCGATTCACCGTCAGAAGATCTATCCGGTGGATGTCCGCTATCCAGAGTTGTCGTTGGTAGACAAGACCGGATGGAAAGTGGTGGCCGTGTCGGCGGAGTCGCCTGACGGCCCCGCCGCCCAAGGGATCGATGGCAATTCAGCCACCTTATGGCACACCCATCTGGGGGATCGTGAATCAGGGGTGCCTCAGTTTGTGACCATCGATCTGGGCGACGTGACGGAGATCAAGGGCGTGAACTACTTGCCGCGGCAGGATGGGAGCCACAGTGGTGTGGTGACGCATTATCGCGTGATGCTCAGCGAGGATGGCGAGAATTGGGAGGAAGCTGCTGTGGGCGAGTTTGGTAACATCGCTGCCAACCCGATCATGCAGAATGTGATGTTTGGAGATCCCGTGCGCACGCGTTTCATCCGATTCCATGCGCTCAAGGTGCTGGAAGGCGAACATGTGACTGCGGCTGAGATCGGGATCGTGAAGTAG
- a CDS encoding discoidin domain-containing protein, which translates to MATSRTKTSLLTLALAATLTIGANAEITRIDTFNQARSEAKSADEPLVVFVHGKSWHPASERFLEGIWHGEDLASLIQGDVVMTDVHIRQNLTKEEAERDKKSREGWVEGRQPSYPAVQVYSPEGQLLAHLKGANLRDSAKPEQLAPLLNPILDAARQREKLLATYESAKKADDQKSALEALCELVLLPINPEPKMAEMFAAVDPDDTSGWQSRLQFKGWNYMRDVTKQLNEGKAELVLEEAENLLKNSHFTKEQRALILGAKARALTSQGQLKEAWATFQQAAKLDQDGPNGKALLKYGRRAAGIPSRTVFEPGSPLATASIGENLTAGRASYTLSSQAHDDGAAHHTLFSGAFARKGAAFHTAKEAGAHIVIDLDGLCELRAMRITNRSNIHERADGLTVWASNDKSTWTKVWQADSIEASWDVLLDSPVDAAFLKIGLPQNKSNFLHLRGVDAFGTRK; encoded by the coding sequence ATGGCCACAAGCAGAACTAAGACCTCTCTCCTCACCCTCGCTCTGGCGGCCACTCTGACCATCGGAGCTAACGCGGAGATCACGCGCATCGACACATTCAACCAGGCCCGCAGCGAAGCAAAATCCGCCGACGAGCCGCTGGTCGTCTTTGTCCATGGCAAATCATGGCACCCGGCAAGCGAGCGTTTCCTCGAAGGCATCTGGCACGGTGAGGACCTCGCGTCGCTCATCCAGGGCGACGTCGTCATGACCGACGTTCACATCCGCCAAAACCTCACCAAGGAAGAGGCCGAGCGCGACAAGAAATCCCGCGAAGGATGGGTCGAAGGTCGCCAACCAAGCTACCCCGCGGTGCAGGTTTACAGCCCTGAAGGACAACTGCTCGCTCATTTGAAGGGAGCCAACCTGCGCGACTCCGCCAAACCGGAGCAACTCGCCCCATTGCTCAACCCGATCCTCGACGCCGCACGCCAACGCGAAAAACTGCTCGCCACCTACGAGTCCGCCAAAAAGGCAGACGACCAGAAATCCGCTCTCGAAGCCCTCTGCGAACTCGTCTTGCTCCCGATCAATCCGGAGCCAAAAATGGCCGAAATGTTCGCCGCCGTGGATCCAGACGACACCTCAGGCTGGCAATCCCGCCTTCAGTTCAAAGGCTGGAACTACATGCGCGACGTCACCAAGCAACTTAACGAAGGCAAGGCCGAGCTCGTGTTGGAAGAAGCTGAGAACTTGCTCAAAAACTCCCACTTCACCAAGGAACAACGTGCACTGATCCTCGGAGCCAAAGCCCGCGCGCTCACCTCCCAGGGCCAGCTCAAAGAAGCTTGGGCCACTTTCCAACAAGCCGCCAAACTCGATCAAGACGGCCCGAACGGAAAAGCCTTGCTGAAATACGGCCGCCGCGCCGCCGGCATCCCGTCCCGCACGGTCTTCGAGCCGGGATCGCCACTCGCTACCGCCAGCATTGGAGAAAACCTGACCGCAGGACGCGCGAGCTACACCCTCTCGTCCCAAGCCCACGACGACGGAGCCGCCCACCACACGCTCTTCTCCGGTGCATTCGCCCGGAAAGGCGCGGCATTCCACACCGCCAAAGAGGCAGGGGCACACATCGTCATCGATCTCGACGGCCTGTGTGAACTGCGCGCCATGCGCATCACCAACCGCAGCAACATCCACGAACGCGCCGACGGACTCACCGTCTGGGCATCGAACGACAAATCCACCTGGACCAAAGTCTGGCAGGCAGATTCCATCGAAGCTTCATGGGATGTCCTCCTCGACTCCCCGGTCGATGCCGCGTTCCTCAAAATCGGACTCCCGCAAAACAAGTCCAACTTCCTCCACCTGCGCGGCGTCGATGCCTTCGGCACCCGCAAGTAG
- a CDS encoding outer membrane protein, with amino-acid sequence MKNAWIPTLIGCAAFWAGSTSQANAGLQIDGGINWLNPTEGEENAMLGANVEVGGYVPGITIDSFIGLNVLIAGDSDSNLDLSQDVDHLSALAMYRAHFPVGLSGTFKIYGEGGVGLSRTGINLTNDRKDLVDIDNYGLGYTFGFGGELAVTENIAFDLGYNFLGVTEVTGLDNTYGGNFHSMRLNLVFRF; translated from the coding sequence ATGAAAAACGCGTGGATCCCAACCCTCATCGGATGCGCCGCCTTCTGGGCCGGTAGCACGTCACAGGCCAACGCCGGACTCCAAATCGACGGCGGCATCAATTGGCTCAACCCTACCGAAGGTGAGGAGAACGCCATGCTCGGTGCCAACGTCGAAGTCGGCGGTTATGTCCCGGGCATCACCATCGACTCGTTCATCGGCCTCAACGTGCTCATCGCAGGCGACAGTGACTCCAACCTCGATCTCTCCCAGGACGTCGATCACCTGTCCGCTCTCGCCATGTACCGCGCGCACTTCCCCGTTGGGCTCTCCGGCACCTTCAAAATCTACGGCGAAGGCGGAGTCGGACTCAGCCGCACCGGCATCAACCTCACCAACGACCGCAAGGACCTCGTCGATATCGATAACTACGGGCTCGGGTACACCTTCGGCTTCGGCGGCGAACTCGCTGTAACCGAGAACATCGCTTTCGACCTCGGTTATAACTTCCTCGGAGTCACTGAAGTAACCGGCCTCGACAACACCTACGGCGGCAACTTCCACTCGATGCGCCTCAATCTCGTCTTCCGCTTCTAA
- a CDS encoding porin, with product MKQKTRIAALGLALTTVAASFAGTSAKEVTPVEPAATKSLCERIWDIPVLYKNDDNKIISDFRLVGRLHSQYAWVDSDQGTYNDYETRRAWLGFSATMADKKLKIVNRWRMKGIEFEDFDPEINNIFEAYATYAFSPEFNLRAGKVKAAMTREYATSSNKIITVERSAIISKFVADAPWGVDVKGKIDKWSYTAGIYADTYDGRYDQWFGDDAEPFGILRLSYDTSGILMEKSDVALDYGVASRVSGPAGLGNENIVSLSFGGQCGNFGLQTDALSGFGAGEEQYGLVLMPSYDLTDKLQAVFRYQLAYGTDNSLKLQRYERKVTSSGAEDYNAFYGGLNYYICDHKLKLMGGVEYATAGVDDSISDDADAYNGWTFMLAARMHF from the coding sequence ATGAAGCAAAAAACACGTATTGCAGCATTGGGCCTGGCGCTGACCACAGTCGCCGCCAGCTTCGCAGGCACCTCGGCCAAGGAAGTCACTCCTGTCGAGCCAGCAGCTACCAAGTCGCTCTGCGAGCGCATCTGGGACATCCCAGTGCTCTACAAGAACGACGATAACAAAATCATCAGCGATTTCCGCCTCGTCGGCCGTCTCCACTCCCAGTACGCATGGGTGGACAGCGACCAGGGCACCTACAACGACTACGAAACACGTCGCGCATGGCTCGGCTTCAGCGCCACCATGGCAGACAAGAAGCTCAAGATCGTCAACCGCTGGCGCATGAAGGGCATCGAGTTCGAAGACTTCGATCCTGAGATCAACAACATCTTCGAGGCCTACGCGACCTACGCGTTCAGCCCTGAGTTCAACCTGCGCGCAGGTAAGGTCAAAGCGGCCATGACCCGCGAGTACGCCACCTCGTCGAATAAGATCATCACCGTCGAGCGCTCGGCCATCATCTCCAAGTTCGTCGCTGACGCTCCTTGGGGTGTCGACGTCAAAGGTAAGATCGACAAGTGGTCGTACACCGCCGGTATCTATGCCGACACCTACGACGGTCGCTACGACCAGTGGTTCGGCGACGACGCAGAGCCATTCGGTATCCTGCGCCTCAGCTACGACACCTCCGGCATCCTGATGGAGAAGTCGGACGTCGCTCTCGACTACGGTGTCGCCAGCCGCGTCTCCGGCCCTGCTGGTCTCGGTAACGAGAACATCGTGTCCCTCAGCTTCGGTGGTCAGTGCGGAAACTTCGGCCTCCAGACCGACGCCCTCAGCGGTTTCGGCGCAGGCGAAGAACAGTACGGCCTCGTCCTCATGCCTAGCTACGACCTTACCGACAAGCTTCAGGCTGTCTTCCGCTACCAGCTGGCCTACGGCACCGACAACTCGCTCAAGCTCCAGCGCTATGAGCGCAAGGTCACCAGCTCGGGAGCTGAAGACTACAATGCCTTCTACGGCGGCCTCAACTACTACATCTGCGACCACAAGCTCAAGCTCATGGGCGGCGTGGAATACGCTACCGCTGGTGTCGACGACAGCATCTCCGACGATGCCGACGCCTACAACGGCTGGACCTTCATGCTCGCTGCACGCATGCACTTCTAA
- a CDS encoding PEP-CTERM sorting domain-containing protein (PEP-CTERM proteins occur, often in large numbers, in the proteomes of bacteria that also encode an exosortase, a predicted intramembrane cysteine proteinase. The presence of a PEP-CTERM domain at a protein's C-terminus predicts cleavage within the sorting domain, followed by covalent anchoring to some some component of the (usually Gram-negative) cell surface. Many PEP-CTERM proteins exhibit an unusual sequence composition that includes large numbers of potential glycosylation sites. Expression of one such protein has been shown restore the ability of a bacterium to form floc, a type of biofilm.): MKPIALTLAALSMAGALHASTISVNFTGGNANEQLETDMTAGLAGYEASHWNNTSGPSGAMNDLVDSTGFTTSASVSWSSPNTWGDGSATGDANAMVANARLVRGYIDDGWDGHPTGADFTVTGISYSTYTAILYLSTGADGGIYNPFNVNGNEYSTTGNKSTWGSNPNLDDSNTIVINGLSGDLVVDGLGRQGGNRGPIAGFQIVGGSPIPEPSSAALLGLGGLALTLRRRK; encoded by the coding sequence ATGAAGCCCATTGCACTCACCCTTGCAGCCCTCTCCATGGCAGGTGCGCTTCACGCATCCACAATCAGCGTGAACTTCACCGGCGGAAACGCTAACGAACAACTTGAGACCGACATGACAGCCGGTCTCGCCGGCTACGAAGCCTCCCACTGGAACAACACTTCAGGGCCTAGTGGCGCCATGAACGACCTCGTCGACTCCACCGGCTTCACCACCAGCGCATCCGTTTCCTGGTCGTCGCCGAATACCTGGGGCGATGGCAGCGCCACAGGTGACGCAAACGCCATGGTCGCCAACGCCCGACTGGTCCGCGGATACATCGACGACGGCTGGGACGGCCACCCGACAGGCGCCGACTTCACAGTAACCGGCATCAGCTACTCTACCTACACGGCTATCCTCTACCTCTCAACCGGCGCCGACGGCGGAATCTACAATCCATTCAATGTCAACGGCAACGAGTACTCGACCACAGGGAACAAGAGCACATGGGGCTCCAACCCAAATCTAGACGACTCCAACACCATCGTCATCAATGGACTCAGCGGTGACCTCGTCGTGGACGGACTCGGTCGACAAGGTGGCAACCGCGGACCAATCGCAGGATTCCAAATCGTTGGAGGCAGCCCGATCCCGGAACCAAGCTCAGCCGCACTCCTCGGTCTCGGCGGACTCGCACTCACCCTCCGTCGCCGAAAGTAA
- a CDS encoding discoidin domain-containing protein: protein MIKFLRLATLSLLCSSALTFAAPDSDDLLKAHTESVLEKANLSGKGHERFAAKLLESTDWQHELWDSGPVFDEVEAVRTLFAIWKKDPKMATRSVDRKMATAIALEGPGRRWELERALERYMFFRIKYAKGLLNVQYKDLTTFERRYLANGVQHGHLNGIKSMEYQNEEVCLPAERYTGACWYSPYLLHNAFGDSIHGPLYYRPFENSYDNAAEMVHKVGGVCGSLSNFGAAAAIANGVPAVTMGEPGHCAYAVRIEPENWSPAYSLSWQRGIHTSYFGGTWGWHILTNQAYDNRDDASTAGDLRRLAQYHLKSGDADAALTTIQQARTQFPADWLNWQASLDLLQKTNASNQAWQDLHQDVIKHLAPISSEVAFHILDQHVYDRVMPKGESAVGQRRSILLTFHNAFNNWGTGRWDFAKALDRQLKRLAADEKTADQFMVSVFTEHAAENLFSPIVLEHQLKQIGDDEPRLQRYIAGLSRALSTGGDNDAYRKVVETMAAKVLPDAARRGDRATFQFVGKLSAKYYDPCDVNPEPFPGMLLSSGGAFSITKPGNRWDSPSQHWGVIEPHGGTFHTDHTPATATVQLGNFGRLTGVVIVTRNSHFYRMGNAKLQVSTDGDRWTDVHTFTKHQRIYRIDLSDQNIDAGYVRVFQPNHGSIHFNKFHVYGHKQN, encoded by the coding sequence ATGATCAAATTCCTTCGCCTCGCCACTCTGTCGTTGCTCTGTAGCTCGGCGCTCACCTTTGCCGCCCCGGACTCCGATGACCTGCTCAAAGCCCACACGGAGAGCGTCCTCGAAAAAGCAAACCTCAGCGGCAAAGGACACGAGCGCTTCGCCGCAAAACTCCTCGAATCCACCGATTGGCAACACGAACTGTGGGACTCCGGCCCGGTATTCGATGAAGTCGAAGCCGTGCGCACGCTTTTCGCCATCTGGAAGAAGGATCCGAAAATGGCCACCCGCTCGGTGGACCGCAAAATGGCCACCGCGATCGCACTCGAAGGCCCAGGCCGCCGCTGGGAGCTCGAGCGCGCATTGGAGCGCTACATGTTCTTCCGCATCAAGTACGCCAAAGGCCTGCTCAACGTGCAGTACAAGGATTTGACCACCTTCGAGCGTCGCTACCTCGCCAATGGCGTCCAGCACGGTCACCTCAATGGCATCAAATCCATGGAGTACCAGAACGAGGAGGTCTGCCTCCCGGCCGAGCGCTACACCGGCGCCTGCTGGTACTCGCCTTATCTCCTTCACAACGCATTCGGCGACTCGATCCACGGCCCGCTTTACTACCGTCCATTCGAGAACTCCTACGACAACGCCGCCGAAATGGTCCACAAAGTCGGTGGCGTCTGCGGCTCACTTTCCAACTTTGGCGCCGCTGCTGCCATCGCCAACGGCGTACCCGCTGTAACCATGGGCGAGCCCGGCCACTGCGCCTATGCCGTGCGCATCGAGCCGGAAAACTGGTCGCCCGCCTACAGCCTGTCGTGGCAACGCGGCATCCACACCAGCTACTTCGGCGGCACGTGGGGCTGGCACATCCTCACAAACCAGGCCTACGACAACCGCGATGACGCCAGCACCGCAGGCGATCTGCGCCGCCTCGCCCAATACCACCTCAAGTCGGGCGACGCCGATGCCGCTCTCACTACCATCCAGCAAGCCCGCACCCAGTTCCCGGCAGACTGGCTCAACTGGCAAGCGTCTCTCGACCTGCTGCAGAAAACCAACGCCTCCAACCAAGCCTGGCAGGACTTGCACCAGGATGTGATCAAACATCTCGCCCCAATCTCCAGCGAGGTCGCCTTCCACATCCTCGACCAACACGTCTACGATCGCGTCATGCCAAAAGGTGAGTCCGCCGTCGGCCAACGCCGTAGCATCCTTCTCACCTTCCACAATGCATTCAACAACTGGGGGACCGGCCGCTGGGACTTTGCCAAGGCCCTCGACCGCCAGCTCAAACGCCTCGCCGCCGATGAGAAAACCGCGGATCAGTTCATGGTCTCCGTGTTCACCGAACACGCCGCGGAAAACCTCTTCTCACCTATCGTTCTTGAGCACCAATTGAAGCAGATCGGCGACGACGAACCACGCCTCCAACGCTACATCGCCGGCCTATCCCGCGCTCTCTCCACTGGCGGCGATAACGACGCCTACCGCAAGGTCGTCGAAACCATGGCCGCCAAGGTGCTGCCGGATGCCGCCCGCCGCGGCGACCGCGCGACCTTCCAGTTCGTTGGTAAGTTGTCCGCCAAATACTACGATCCTTGCGACGTCAACCCGGAGCCATTCCCAGGTATGCTGCTGAGCTCCGGAGGCGCGTTCTCCATCACCAAACCAGGCAATCGCTGGGACAGCCCAAGCCAACACTGGGGCGTCATCGAACCTCACGGCGGCACGTTCCACACCGACCACACACCTGCCACCGCCACCGTCCAGCTCGGTAACTTCGGTCGCCTTACCGGTGTCGTCATCGTGACCCGCAACAGCCACTTCTACCGCATGGGCAATGCCAAGCTTCAGGTCTCCACTGACGGCGACCGCTGGACGGACGTCCACACGTTCACCAAGCACCAGCGCATCTACCGCATCGACCTCAGCGATCAAAATATCGACGCAGGCTACGTCCGCGTCTTCCAGCCAAACCACGGCTCCATTCACTTCAATAAGTTCCACGTCTATGGCCACAAGCAGAACTAA